catgatttggaaaggcaaacacctgtctatataaggtcccacagttgacagtgcatgcatgtcagagcaaaaatcaagccataaggtcgaaggaattgtccgaagagCTCCGAGTCAGGATTGTGTCAACGCACAGAGGaaggggtaccaaaacatttctacagcattgaaggtccccaagaacacagtggcctccatcattcttaaatggaagaagtttggaaccaccaagactcttcctagagctggccacctggccaaactgagtaatcgggggagaagggccttggtcagagaggtgaccatgaacccaatggtcactctgacagagctccagagttcctctgtggggatgggagaaccttccagaaggaaaaccatctctgcagcactccaccaatcaggcctttatggtagagtggccagacagaagccacttctcagcggaagggactgggggactagtcagggttgagggaaataTGAACCGAGCCAAGTatagagagatacttgatgaaaacctgctccagagcgctaaggacctcagactggggcgaaggttaaccttccaaagggacaacgaccctaagcactcagccaagtcaacgcaggagtggcttcagccagagtccggacttgaacccgatcgaacatctctggagagacctgaaaatagctgtacagcgacactccccatctaacctgacagagcttgaggggatatgcagagaagaatgggagaaactccccaaatacaagtgtgccaagtttgaggcatcatacccaagaagactcaaggctgtaatcgctgccaaaggtgcttcaacaaaataccaagtaaagggtctgaatacttttgtaaatttgACAWttcagttttttatttttaatacatttgcaaaaatgtctaaaaacgtgtttgtgctttgtcattatggggtattgtgtgtagattaaggggggggaaaaacaattgaatcaattttagaataaggctgtaacgtaacaaaatgtggaaaaagtcaagggatctgaatactttcccgaatgcactgtagctatcGCAGAGGTAGTTGGTGAAACACGGACTACTCTCAAGTGAGGAATAACCTTCCCTGAGGGAGATATTAAGAATTAAGAATTGCGTTATCACCTACTGTAGGCTTAGTTCKGTGGTCTAACACGGTCTTGAGCTACTCATACAGATACGGTCTCATACCTCCCAGCGCGTACAGCCACCAGGAAGCAGTGTAGCGGGTCCATGTCAGTTTTGGCCCCGGCGGCCAGCAGCATCTCTGTGCAGGTGACATCACTGTTGGATACGGCGAAGTACAGTGGACTCCGCCTCATGTCCCCGTAGCTCTCTGGTAACACAGTAATAACAACATGCTCAATTATCCAAAACATCCTAGGAACTCAGTCggtgttgagagttagaatagtagaatacacaattttgaaatgtggttgtgcatcagcagttcttctcttgttatgtcagtcattcaattagcccatgtcagctaacattttttagatagTCTAGACAGCATGTAAGTTAAGGGCACGTACTCAGGGGCCTTGACCTCCAGAGGGCCCCCATTGGCCCAAACAGGAATCAACCTCACAACTCTGGAGTTACAAGCACCTTCCTCTTGGGCAGGGCTCCCTTATGAAATAGATGATGTGTCCATGAGTGTGCCCAATTGTACTACCTGGGTTGTGTGTGTCCATGGATTGTACCTGAGATGTGTACGTCCAGCTGAGCGTTGACATCGAAACCTCTCTCTATGAGCAGCTCCAGGCAGTCAACATGGCCGCCATCTGCTGCAGAGTGGACTGGGCTCTGGCCAGACAGACGGATGGCCCTCTTAGTGGTGATGGGGATGAAGGTCCTCAGAGCACTGGGACAAACACAACATCATAGATCAGATTGTTGATTATACCAGCACTATTGATTATGTTGTTGAAACAGGATCTAGACTATGAACTGAACAACTGCTTCTAGACCCAGGGATGGACAATTCCTCAGGGACAATACTTTCTAAGAACTGGATAATCAGATAACTCTCTAGCTGATGTCTTGATCAATTGATTTCCACAAAGACCAGCATGCTTTCCAGTAGTTGTTCTTGACATCCCGGGTCTAGACTGTTAGTAATATATGCAGACGCTCAATGGCAATTTATAGTCatatgtgcatacattttacatatgggatCATTTACGTCCTGGGAATCGAAACACACAGTTCTGGCGTTGGAAGCGCCgtgctctaccagctgagctacagaggaccacgtaGTAAGAGTGAGCCACTCACAGGATGTGTCCCTCATAGGCAGCTCTGTGTATGGGCAGCTGGCAGGKTAGACTGGCAATGTTAGGGTTGGCTCCAGCTTGCAGGAGGAGGTATATGCAGTCCAGMTTCCCTGAGCCGGCTGCATCGTACAGAACAGTGTCTCCGTTATATGCCTGGGCGTTCACGTCGCCACCTGGTGGGAAAGGAGGACGATTAACCCTACTGTAGTCCTGTAGACTTGTGTTCAAGCCAAACATTTATGTAAACTGATATTTACAATCAGTTGATATCAACTATTTTTCAGTTCCTTGTAACTGTATTTTTGGCTATTCTTTGAGAATGTTTATTTGCCTTTTGgtatgaaaatacatttaaaatgttttcatcaaggacaaTCTAAGGGCTCTTATTGGCTCGTACCGTTCTTTATGAGTATATCGAGGACCTCCACGTGGGCGTACTCTGCTGCGATGCCCAGCGGGGTGACATTGTGCCCATCTACAGCTGTCACCTTGGCCCCATGTCTCAGCAGAAGCACCAGGATGGCACTGCAGCCCACCTGGCAAGATAACGCACACTTTTTAAGTCGAAGGGAATTACAATAAAACATCGTTTTTTATTACATGTTTTGTCATTCCAGGACCTTGATGATCTGAGGAAGAAATATAAACAAGACTACAGGTGTAACTCGATCTCACCTTGGCTGCCTCGTGAATGGCCATCCACTTCTTCAGACACACCTGTTCCACGAAGGCCCCACAactcacacctacacacatctaccacacacacacacagcactgtactatactatactgtattcaAGCACTGTGTCTAATGTTGTCAATCGAGGATGCAGTGTGCTGTTTGTTATGTGATttcctgtgttgatgtgtgttagcGGTGAGGCAGGGATTCATATGACATCGGTTGTCCAGACATCTGCATCATTTGGTNNNNNNNNNNNNNNNNNNNNNNNNNNNNNNNNNNNNNNNNNNNNNNNNNNNNNNNNNNNNNNNNNNNNNNNNNNNNNNNNNNNNNNNNNNNNNNNNNNNNNNNNNNNNNNNNNNNNNNNNNNNNNNNNNNNNNNNNNNNNNNNNNNNNNNNNNNNNNNNNNNNNNNNNNNNNNNNNNNNNNNNNNNNNNNNNNNNNNNNNNNNNNNNNNNNNNNNNNNNNNNNNNNNNNNNNNNNNNNNNNNNNNNNNNNNNNNNNNNNNNNNNNNNNNNNNNNNNNNNNNNNNNNNNNNNNNNNNNNNNNNNNNNNNNNNNNNNNNNNNNNNNNNNNNNNNNNNNNNNNNNNNNNNNNNNNNNNNNNNNNNNNNNNNNNNNNNNNNNNNNNNNNNNNNNNNNNNNNNNNNNNNNNNNNNNNNNNNNNNNNNNNNNNNNNNNNNNNNNNNNNNNNNNNNNNNNNNNNNNNNNNNNNNNNNNNNNNNTTCTCCAGCAGACCCTCCTGAGCAGCCAGAATCAACGCTGTGTCACCGTCTGCAGTCACATCATCCACAGTCACATCACAGGAAGCTGTaggatcacacacacaaaagtaatgGGAATTAAACACGTCTTAGGTGATTCATTAGTATATCCCAGTAGCAGAGTGTTATAGAAGCAGTACTGTAAGTGACTACTGATATTTAAGGTACTAGTTGTGAGGTACTGTTGGTGGTATGTGGGCCTCTCACCCAGCAGGACCTGATCCAAGACCTGTTCCTGGGACTGCACGACGGCTCTGTGTAGGGGAAGCCACCCTCTGCTGTCCCTCTCTGTGAAAGCCTGCAACCCAGACAGCTCCTGCAGGGTACACACATCACCTAGGGAGAGACACCACACAGAATCCTacgttagggttatggctagcgttatggctagggttagggttgaaccctgatgtggacataaagctagggttagggttaatagCTTAAGGGCAAGGGTTGGGCTAGGCAGTTTGAAAGGCACGGTCGGTGAGGGGTAATCCTACCTTGCTCAATGGCAGTCACTATCCTCAGATAGTCACCACTGACTGTTGGCATGCTGTTGAGATATGGGTAAACAAAGTCAGGGAGCGGTATTGTGGGATGTGCGAATAATACATMKATGTAATCCTCTCCATTTTCTGAATACCTGTCTATTGATAAATCTCGAATACTCTCTCGAATGGCATACTCAATAAGCTSCTCCTCACATCTATCAACGTCCTCCATTCCTACAGAGAAATAAAAaagagtaaccgaaaggttaccaTGAACCTCAATARTATTWTTTTTTTWaactaggcaagccagttaagaaRAKATTTttctttacaatgacagcctaccggggaacagtgggttactgccttgtACAGAGGTAGAacgaaagatttttaccttgtcagctcggggattcgatctagcaacctacccactaggctacctgctgccccctcgatctagcaacctacccactaggctacctgctgccccctcgatctagcaacctttcggttactggcccaacgctctaacgacTAGGCTACCAGTCTCCCCCAAATGACTCATGTCACTGCAGTTTGCATAGATCAACAGACACATCCTAAARTATAGGCATACAGACAGGAATCACATTGCAATGACAAATTGAAAGGTTTTAAAGCACCTCCGTCGCTATCAAATATCCCAATGAACGGGCAACTCCAGTCTTACCTGTAAAATCTCCAGTGAATGTCCCAGCCTCCGAAGGTTTGTTGGCTGCAAACTAAGTTTTATGTTGGTGTTTGCAGGAGTAATGGGATATTTTTAGACTTGACATGCCTATAATATCAGCCCCACACACTCTGAGAATGCCTGTCACAATGCCTGTCACATGCAGTGTTTCACTATCACACTAAACACAGTTTATCATAATAAGATTMAATTMACTATAGGAGCCATACAGTATAGACAGGCTGTCCGGCTTACAGCACACGAGTCCTACATTATGTTGCTAGTATGTGTAGTGTACCCACTTCGAATGYTTTTAAATGACCATTTGTAATACTTATTTTTCCAATCTAATCATTGAACATGTATTGTAGGATCCATTAGTATAACATGTATTTTAGGGTTACTGAATAAGAGGACTCATTGTCGACAGTCGggcccaaaagttttgagaattgacacaaatataaattttcacaaatttctgctgcctcagtgtgtATGATGGCCAATTTGCACTATACTCCAGAATAgtttgaagagtgatcagatgaatgtGCAATTAAtgtgcaaagtccctctttgccatgcaaatgaactaaatcccccaaaaaacatttccactgcatttcagccctgccgacaaaaggaccagctgacatcatgtcagtgactctctCGTTAAACACAGGTGTGAATGttggatgaggacaaggctggagatcactctgtcatgctgattgagttcgaataacagtgTGGGAAgctttcaaaaggagggtggtgcttgaatCATTGtgcttcctctgtcaatcatggttacctgcaaggaaacatgtgccgtcatcatgcattgcacaaaaaggcttcacaggcaagatattgctgccagtaagattgcacctaaatcaaccattatcagatcatcaagaacttcaaggagagcggtaaattgttgtgaagaaggcttcagggcgcccaagaaagtccagcaagcgccaggacccatctcctaaagttgattcagctgcgggatcgggggcaccaccagtacagagcttgctcaggaatgcagCAGGctggtgtgagtgcatctgcacgcacagtgagcgaagacttttggaggatggcctggtgtcaagaagggcagcaaagaagcacttctctccaggaaaaacatcagggacagactgatattctgcaaaaggtacaggattgaCTACTGAgggactgggtaaagtcattttctctgcttGAATCCCCTTTCGATtgtttgggcatccggaaaaaagcttgtctgagaagacaaggtgagcgctaccatcagtcctgtgtaatgccaacagtaaagcatcctgagaccattcatgtgtgggttgctctCAGCCAAGggatgggctcactcacaattttgcctaagaacacagccatgaataaagaatgtaccaacacatcttccgagagcaacttctccctaccatccaggaatagttggtgacgaacaatgccttttccagcatgatggagcaccttgccataaggcaaagtgataactaagtggctcggggaacaaaacattgatattttgggtccatggccaggaaactccccagaaccttaatcccattgagaacttgtggtcaatccccaAGAGcgcggtggacaaacaaaaactcacaaattctaacaaactccaagcatgattatgcaagaatggctaCCATCAGTCAGGATTGTGCCCAGAAGTTaaatgacagcatgccagggcagattgcagaggtcttgaaaagaagggtcaacactgcaaatattgactctttgcatcaacttcataattgtcaataaaagRCTTTGACACGTATGAAATMCTTGTAATTATACWtcagtattccatagtaacatctgacaaaaatatctaaagacactYAAGCAMCAAACTTTgtagaaattaatatttgtgtcattctRAAAAKctttggccacgactgtacttacTACACCATCAAACATGCtgagcttttattttgaaaaaacgAGGACGTGTTGACGTCATTTTTATTCGACAGAAGTGACCCAGAATKCATTGCYCCCAAAATCATGGCTGGTGTTCTGAAAAAGGTACGAGTCGAGGTCATATTATGATGATGCTTTTGTGAAAATGTAATGTGCTTTTGTTTATTCWMTTAGTTTCCTCTCACTTTACAATTGATATGAGCTTGGTCGCTTTCTATTGACAAGCATGCGTGTAAGCTAGCTGCTAGYCTGGCTCGTCTTCTAGCTAACAGACTTAGCTAGCTTGATCATTTGCWGGAGGGTTCGTGGATATATACTTTGATCTGCTATGTCAGGGTTAGTTACCTAGGCTAGTGGCTTGMCCGTTGGGAAGTAAATATAGCCAACTTACATGGTTGACACGATACGAACTTAAAGGTACATGACGTTTTATCCATATGTTCTGTAATGTTCCACCTTCCTTCTGAATGCCGTATTTTACCCAGGAGATTACTAACGTTAACTATGTAGTCTCGCGTGCTGGCTAGCTATTATGCTCATTGTGTGTAATATTTCCCCCAGACAACAGGCTTGGTGGGACTGGCCGTGTCCCACAACCCTCATGAGGTGAGTCTCCAGTAATGACCATAAACAGCAGTAGTGGACCACACCTACTTTGGTATGATAATGTATCTGTCTGTGCGTGTGTRCCCTCAGCGCCTGAGGATCTTGTACAGTAAGATCCTGGCGTCTCTCCAGGTCATCCCTCAGGACGCAGCCTACAGAAAGTACACAGAACAGCTTGTCAATGACCGCTTTGACCTTATCAAAGCCGTAAGTTCCACTCCAACCATCCTCACTTTCACATCTAGACAAGGGTCAGGTAAAGTTTAACAGGGTAGAACTCTTCCTACCAGCTCTCATTGTGACTGTGATTTCATGTATTAGCTTGAACCTGTATGAACCTCTGTGAGGTAATCCCCTTGTTGACTTTTATATTTCATATCATGTTACGGGACATTGTTTGGGATGGCATCTTGTGTTTCAATCCATATAGATCATTTCATTGTCTTTCTTCATTTCAATTGAAAGGAGCCTGATGTGGAGAAACTAGAGAAGAAAATCAACTGTGGTCAGATCGAGGAGGTCATTCACCAGGTACAGAGAGGAGCCTCACACTCTTTTCATTGCTTTGRATCTTCCTCCTAAAGTTGCTCTCtctagccccgtttatacctggtttcTACATGCGTCCGTTGTCCTGATCGTGTCCAAATTCTGGTTGTGCCCACATTTGTTGACAGGTATAGACAATcaagacacattgtgatctgattgtgatatcttcctgaccacctcagGAGGTAGTCGAAGACGSATCTTGTYCYGATATCCTTTTAGTGTAAACAAATCCGGACAACAAAAGCGTATAAATTTGGCCACCGTCACGGTTGTCCCGCCCCCTCAAAAAGCTGACAGTTGAATTAAGATCATGGTCTTTATAAACCAAGTGCCAACTGGCACTCTGGTCAGATATGCCACAGTCCAATACCGTGTCCAGCTCTGCTTAAAATGAGCAAAtagaaaaatatgtttaaaagaTATTGTCCCGAATGAGAGAAAAAGGGTTCTCCCGTTCTCACATCAAATGCCAGGCCAAAATCAAATGTTTGAAAACATCATAGGCTACAGAAAGGCCAAGGACTGTAATAGCAGAATTTAAACTGAAGTAAACATGTTGGGGATGGAGCAGAAGAGAGCAGTGTATGGTAAGGTATAGGCCTAATGTTCCCCCTGTACCTTCAGTACAGGGGGAGGATGTGAATAGTCAATTTCAGTTGCTGTgtcagatatgaaaataatacAGTGATATTATAATGCAATCCTTTTCAGATATCAATAAAGTGCAGAYGATGTCCAAACTGATGCGTAGAGGCGCATAGCTTTCTGTAGCCTAAGCATGAGCGAGGCTACTGTCCAATAGGCTAATGTAGGTTTCYATTACGAAGGACTCTTTAGGCTACTTTTAGATTGACTCTGTTCCTTTTATAAAGCCTTTACTTTACATGCTTGCTCCTTTGCACTTTTTATAGCTTGCTGCTTTTATCCATGCATTTATAATTTGACCACACGTCTTGCTATAGGTTATCATATTGAGGTACCGTTAGCGAATGATCAATGGTTTGGAGGAAACTAAACCACGGTCATTCTCCCAGCATGTTGCTTTTTTATTCCTTTAATACTGTTTAGGCCTATACTAAAGGTTATTTACAATATTACAATAAATATAAAGATMTATGTAAACATCGATGCGTAAAGAACAAACCTATCCAGATAATGCYTTGTGCCATTCAGAGATGCACTTTGTAACTTAACCTGTTTTTACTGTGTGCATTAGGGCCTAAGTGGCATTTGTATTTATACTTTGCAATAATAGTATTTTGTACATACATCCAGATAGTCACATTGTTTGTGTGGTGACATTTTTAGGGATTGGAGAGATTCTCTGAATATTGTACAAGTCGAGGTTATCGGGACAGTAGTCTATTACGCCCAGTCTtaaatcattggataacaaatgTAGGCTGTAATGATGAGTATAAAAGCGTGCTGTTTTCTGTCAATTTATACAGCTTCTCATAACGGTAGTTCCAAAGCAGGTTGAATTAATTTGCCTACAGGGAGGGACCAGGGAATCTGGTCACAATACGAAGTGGCCAGATAAGAATCCCATTTTATGACCGTGTGTAGACACAAATCTCGATCAGAGCATCTTGATTGGATGATGACAGCCATGTTAATGCAAGGTGTAACCACGGCTACATTGTTTTGTAGCATTCAAAAACCTCCCACATCCCCATTTATCATACATCTCTTGCCTTATCTGACCCACTCATTTCCTCTTCCCTCCAGGCGGAGTGTGAGTTGGCTCTATCCAGGAAGATGGCGGAATGGAAACCATGGGAACCACTGATTGAAGAGCCTCCTGTCAACCAATGGAAGTGGCCCGTTTAAAGACTACTTCctgtatttgtctgtttgtgtcagTAATTC
This window of the Salvelinus sp. IW2-2015 linkage group LG24, ASM291031v2, whole genome shotgun sequence genome carries:
- the LOC111951563 gene encoding NADH dehydrogenase [ubiquinone] 1 alpha subcomplex subunit 5; protein product: MAGVLKKTTGLVGLAVSHNPHERLRILYSKILASLQVIPQDAAYRKYTEQLVNDRFDLIKAEPDVEKLEKKINCGQIEEVIHQAECELALSRKMAEWKPWEPLIEEPPVNQWKWPV
- the LOC111951562 gene encoding ankyrin repeat and SOCS box protein 15, translating into MEDVDRCEEZLIEYAIRESIRDLSIDSMPTVSGDYLRIVTAIEQGDVCTLQELSGLQAFTERDSRGWLPLHRAVVQSQEQVLDQVLLASCDVTVDDVTADGDTALILAAQEGLLESVSCGAFVEQVCLKKWMAIHEAAKVGCSAILVLLLRHGAKVTAVDGHNVTPLGIAAEYAHVEVLDILIKNGGDVNAQAYNGDTVLYDAAGSGXLDCIYLLLQAGANPNIASLXCQLPIHRAAYEGHILALRTFIPITTKRAIRLSGQSPVHSAADGGHVDCLELLIERGFDVNAQLDVHISESYGDMRRSPLYFAVSNSDVTCTEMLLAAGAKTDMDPLHCFLVAVRAGRYELVRLLLSRGAEVNCYFRRISDTLFPTALQYCLRDHTILRLLLNNDYDVDKCFLCNHGNRQDMDCDSWVDYQHNHRRTLFYNQDYRASFCEIISLSSVVNLAGSVVQMLLDYVRHPRICPNLLRVLEKQKEWPDICGILDNPRSLQHQCRLVIRRQMTPRRLNDPQVMAAVPFPPTLKHYLTYREYDEYGGLAATHS